One stretch of Monomorium pharaonis isolate MP-MQ-018 chromosome 10, ASM1337386v2, whole genome shotgun sequence DNA includes these proteins:
- the LOC105829385 gene encoding uncharacterized protein LOC105829385, with protein MKLTLFTILVLCTIAICKSAEEEYDYEEEVATAPVTPAPTKPASGRLGGLLSSRGRVNVANVAKKKAPAQSTTSKPVEQAPEEDELEGEGAFDENQEHDAPTTTTESAKKLRNNGGVRPFRSNEDLLAALKRRRAQTGSSSHSRETAATHSTVEHTTAKSKASTSGRNKATTSAVGSEARTPGRGKYGGRGKIVQEEVEETQREEIQVKPKASSYRRRS; from the exons ATGAAACTTACGCTGTTCAC aatatTAGTCCTTTGTACAATAGCCATCTGCAAATCAGCCGAAGAGGAATATGATTACGAGGAGGAGGTAGCAACAGCGCCGGTGACGCCGGCACCGACTAAACCAGCAAGTGGTCGACTGGGAGGTCTTCTATCTTCGAGGGGACGCGTCAATGTAGCAAATGTAGCAAAAAAGAAAGCACCG GCGCAATCAACGACGTCGAAGCCGGTAGAACAGGCACCCGAGGAAGACGAATTAGAGGGCGAAGGCGCGTTTGATGAAAATCAGGAACACGATGCGCCTACGACGACGACTGAGTCTGCGAAGAAACTTCGAAATAACGGCGGCGTCAGGCCTTTCAg atcaAACGAGGATCTCCTGGCTGCTTTGAAGAGACGAAGAGCTCAGACCGGATCCAGTAGTCATTCACGTGAAACTGCCGCCACTCATTCCACAGTGGAACATACCACAGCCAAGTCAAA AGCCAGCACAAGCGGTCGTAACAAGGCTACGACGAGCGCGGTTGGTAGCGAAGCAAGAACACCAGGGCGCGGCAAGTACGGCGGAAGAGGAAAGATTGTTCAGGAAGAGGTCGAGGAGACTCAGCGGGAGGAGATCCAAGTAAAGCCCAAAGCCAGCTCCTATCGCAGGCGCAGTTAA